In the Leptotrichia sp. oral taxon 212 genome, one interval contains:
- the acpS gene encoding holo-ACP synthase yields the protein MEIYGIGTDIIEISRIRDAINRTSSFKKKVYTEKEIEYIEKKKEPYASYAGRFAAKEAVSKALGTGVRGFSLSDVEILNDELGKPNVILYNEILKHAKDLKIQISISHSREYAVSTVIIYKE from the coding sequence ATGGAAATATATGGAATAGGAACGGATATTATTGAAATAAGCAGAATACGGGATGCCATTAACAGGACTTCTTCATTTAAAAAGAAAGTTTATACTGAAAAGGAAATAGAATATATAGAAAAGAAGAAGGAGCCTTACGCGAGTTATGCGGGCAGATTTGCCGCAAAAGAGGCAGTCTCGAAAGCGCTTGGAACAGGAGTGAGGGGCTTTTCACTAAGTGATGTGGAAATACTCAATGATGAGCTTGGCAAACCTAATGTCATACTATATAACGAGATTCTGAAGCATGCTAAAGATTTAAAAATACAGATAAGCATTTCGCATAGCAGGGAGTATGCGGTTTCTACTGTCATTATTTACAAAGAATAG
- a CDS encoding TatD family hydrolase, with product MSKIIDTHTHIYDEQFQEDFDDVMKNIKEQMEGIVSIGFDMESSLKSIELANKYDFVHAVIGIHPVDIKKYNAEVDKELERLALSEKKVVAIGEIGLDYHWMEDPEEVQKEGFRRQIELAERVKLPIVIHTREALQDTLDILKEYPCVGGILHCYPGSFQAAKPFLDRYYIGVGGTVTFKNNRKTKELVKELPLDRIVLETDCPYLTPVPFRGKRNNPVYTSYVAEEIARIKEISTEEVIEVTTENAKKIYKL from the coding sequence ATGTCCAAAATAATAGACACTCATACACATATTTACGATGAGCAGTTTCAGGAAGATTTTGATGATGTTATGAAAAATATAAAGGAACAGATGGAAGGGATTGTAAGTATCGGTTTTGATATGGAAAGTTCATTGAAAAGTATAGAACTTGCAAATAAGTATGATTTTGTTCATGCGGTGATTGGAATACATCCTGTAGATATTAAAAAATATAATGCTGAAGTCGACAAGGAATTGGAAAGATTGGCACTGAGTGAAAAAAAAGTCGTAGCAATAGGAGAAATAGGGCTCGACTATCACTGGATGGAAGATCCGGAAGAAGTACAGAAGGAAGGCTTCAGAAGGCAGATAGAACTTGCAGAAAGGGTAAAATTACCTATTGTCATACATACAAGGGAAGCATTACAGGATACACTTGATATCTTGAAGGAATATCCATGTGTCGGTGGGATATTACACTGCTATCCGGGATCCTTTCAGGCGGCAAAGCCTTTTCTTGACAGATACTATATAGGAGTAGGTGGAACAGTGACTTTTAAGAATAATAGAAAAACTAAGGAACTGGTAAAAGAATTGCCTCTTGACAGGATAGTGCTTGAGACAGACTGTCCTTATCTGACACCTGTTCCTTTCAGAGGGAAAAGAAATAATCCTGTCTATACAAGCTATGTAGCTGAAGAAATAGCAAGAATAAAGGAAATTTCTACAGAAGAAGTAATAGAAGTTACTACTGAGAATGCCAAAAAGATATATAAACTCTAG
- a CDS encoding lysozyme inhibitor LprI family protein: MKKIMILVVGLMVSISSFAGYTSDMMNRMETKEKSVEASFGGSNAEMKNAASAILEGWDDELNKVYKLLMSKLSKKEQIKLRNEERAWIKRRDKAAKEVAENFCDTVKGERLCGTGYGLAYTESLIESTKNRAIELAKRYDKLK; this comes from the coding sequence ATGAAAAAAATAATGATTTTAGTTGTAGGTTTAATGGTTTCGATTAGTAGTTTTGCTGGTTATACAAGTGACATGATGAATAGAATGGAAACTAAAGAGAAAAGTGTAGAAGCGTCATTTGGAGGAAGTAATGCAGAAATGAAAAATGCGGCTTCAGCTATTCTTGAGGGATGGGATGATGAGTTAAACAAGGTCTATAAATTGTTAATGTCAAAATTGTCAAAAAAAGAACAGATAAAACTTAGAAACGAAGAAAGAGCATGGATAAAAAGAAGAGATAAAGCGGCAAAAGAAGTGGCAGAAAATTTTTGTGATACTGTAAAAGGAGAAAGACTTTGTGGAACAGGTTATGGTCTGGCATATACAGAATCATTAATAGAATCAACTAAAAATAGAGCAATTGAATTAGCAAAGAGATATGATAAATTGAAATAA
- a CDS encoding S-ribosylhomocysteine lyase produces the protein MERIASFQVDHIRLNRGIYVSRIDEINGNYLTSFDIRMKLPNREPVINIAELHTMEHLGATFLRNHSVWKEKIVYFGPMGCRTGFYLILKGKLESKDIVELMKELYKFMAEFKGDIPGATAIECGNYLDQNLPMANYEAKKYLEETLQNLGEENLNYPD, from the coding sequence ATGGAAAGAATAGCAAGTTTTCAGGTTGATCATATAAGACTTAACAGGGGAATTTATGTATCAAGAATTGATGAAATAAACGGGAATTATCTCACAAGTTTTGACATAAGAATGAAACTTCCAAACAGGGAGCCGGTAATAAACATCGCGGAACTTCACACAATGGAGCATCTGGGAGCAACATTTTTAAGAAATCATTCTGTATGGAAGGAAAAAATAGTGTATTTCGGGCCTATGGGATGCAGAACAGGATTTTACCTTATCTTAAAAGGAAAATTGGAATCAAAGGATATCGTTGAGTTAATGAAGGAACTTTACAAATTTATGGCTGAATTTAAAGGAGATATTCCAGGAGCGACTGCTATAGAATGTGGAAATTATCTGGATCAGAATTTACCAATGGCTAATTACGAGGCTAAGAAATATTTGGAAGAAACTCTTCAGAATTTGGGAGAGGAAAATTTGAATTATCCTGATTAA
- a CDS encoding D-alanine--D-alanine ligase — MSKLLKVGVIRGGVSTEKEVSMNTGNEIIKYLNRNKYEVFDVVINSEREVFEKLENLNLDFVYIALHGMFGEDGRIQAILESLGIAYSGPGVMSSALCMDKELTKKIVETYGVRTAKGVAIRRGEEYNFQEIKEKLGNRIIVKPNSGGSSIGVSFVETEEEFKKALELVYTMDKTALVEEVLPGIEISVPVINGKVFPTLKIEAVAGEYFDYESKYADGGAREFVFEFPEEIQKEIDKFAYDSYYALKCEGFARVDFMVVGDKPYFMEMNTLPGMTAASLLPKSTASKGYNYVETLDLLIEASISVKR; from the coding sequence ATGTCAAAATTGTTAAAAGTAGGAGTAATACGAGGAGGAGTTTCCACTGAAAAAGAGGTTTCAATGAATACAGGAAACGAAATTATTAAATATCTTAATAGGAACAAATATGAAGTTTTTGATGTTGTTATAAATTCAGAAAGGGAAGTATTTGAAAAATTGGAAAATCTTAATTTGGATTTTGTATATATAGCTTTACACGGTATGTTTGGAGAAGATGGAAGAATACAGGCAATACTGGAAAGTCTTGGAATAGCTTATAGCGGACCTGGAGTTATGTCGAGTGCACTCTGTATGGATAAGGAACTTACAAAGAAAATAGTGGAAACTTACGGAGTAAGAACTGCAAAAGGTGTAGCCATAAGAAGAGGAGAAGAATATAATTTTCAGGAAATAAAGGAAAAACTTGGTAACAGAATCATAGTAAAACCTAATTCAGGTGGATCAAGCATAGGAGTAAGTTTTGTAGAAACAGAAGAAGAGTTTAAAAAAGCACTAGAATTAGTTTATACAATGGATAAGACTGCTCTGGTGGAGGAAGTGCTGCCAGGAATTGAAATAAGTGTACCTGTAATTAATGGGAAAGTATTTCCTACACTTAAAATAGAAGCTGTTGCAGGGGAGTATTTTGATTATGAATCTAAATATGCAGATGGTGGAGCAAGGGAATTTGTATTTGAGTTTCCTGAAGAAATACAGAAGGAAATAGACAAGTTTGCTTATGACAGTTACTATGCATTGAAATGTGAAGGATTTGCAAGGGTGGATTTTATGGTAGTGGGAGATAAACCTTATTTTATGGAGATGAATACATTGCCAGGAATGACAGCTGCAAGTCTTTTACCAAAGAGTACAGCCTCAAAAGGATATAATTATGTAGAAACACTGGATTTACTTATAGAGGCTTCGATAAGTGTAAAAAGGTAG